GGTTGAGTGCTGTACTGATCATTGTAGAACTCTAAGGCCGTCGATGGTAGTGGCGCAATACTAGTATTATTAATTGCATGGACAGGCCAAGTCTCCGGCGCCATAAAACGATTCACAGGTAGTGCATTAGATGATGGATGTGGTAAAAGTACACCAggaatactttcaagataattgaACTGCTTTTGAAGTGGAACAATGAAGTTCAAATCTTCCACAACcttcacacacacaaaaaaaaaaaaaacaatttggtCAGCATAGGTTCACGGCATCAAGTTCAAACGAGAGAGTGAGAGGGAGACTAGAACCTTGTGAAGTGATCCTAACTGAACAACTCCTTCTCTGACAGCAACCAGAGCTATAGTCATTAAACCAGACTGAAACTGGGCTTCCCAAGTTCTTGGATGCTGCAGATATCAAACAATCCAAATAAGAACTCAAATAATTAacaattctaattttaatttgaAAAGGATAATTAaaacagaaaatgggtcatttgtccaaatatttttgaaacatggttcaaatggacgagtaaaaaatagtatgagtgaaatggacaccaaaaaaatagcaaggatgaaactggatttatcctgacttaaacttaaaaaatagtaaagatgaaactgtatgcatcctgatgtaaattaaaaattaaaaaatatatttgaaaattggtaggatgaaaccgtttacatccttgctatttttacatttttgtccatttaaacagtatcaaaatctaaatgtcctttcaCTCAGgagttgttgattttggtctttttaaccaattttgtgtaatgaAAAAGATATTAATTCACAATTCAGCcaggggaaaaaaaaaatcttcttaccGAGTCTCCTTGGTTATGCCATGCAGATGAGATGTTAAGCTCTTGTTCATTGTGTTCCTTATGTATGTACTTATGGCTATGATCAGCAGCAACTTTTCCTATCAAACTGTTTTCACATGCCAAGAATAACagttttaaatcaaaataaattataacaacaacaacaaaaaaatcatcaaaaaattcttgaattagttttttttctttttttacttttctCTACGTACCCTTCTCCATAGCAATAAATTTCATGAGACATTTTGAAAAATAGCTCAGGTTGTAGGCCTTTGAGTTGCCGGAATTCCCCATTGCCATAAATCAACGACGGGTCAATGCATTCGCCAAAGTCATTCCCAGATGCCACTGAAGCAGCAAAGTTACAAAACCCATCTTCCCATGCTAGTATCCTACAACATGAACATAATAAATGCATCAAATTTCATTCACTGAAATTGCATTACAATAAGTACTCAAAACCATGGAAGTTGTAGTACCAGTTCCTCCTATTTCCTCTTGACCTTTCATAACCTCCTCCTTGTACATCCCATCTGTAaggagacatcaaaacatgttagAAATTACAACCCAATTAAGGAAAAACCAGAAAAACATATAttctgattttatttttgtaatgctGTTGCTTACTTGGGTGGTGGgtaatttcttggcagaattctCCAAAAGACAGCATAAACCCATTGTGAGTTTCCATGCATACATAAACTTCTTAAAGTGTGTTGAAGGAGATGAGTGACAGACAGTGGGTTAGCATATTCTTCCATATTATCTTATCTACCCTCCTCCTAGCCAGTAGGTACAAAAACCAACAAAGACTAGCTCTACTTGTTTACTACCATAGAAGGAAAATCACCAAGTCGGGAAACATACATTTATACTCTCTCCGCCTCTCTCCACACACTTAATCATGCTTTAAATGGTACCGCAATTTAAAGCTTTTTCCTGCAGCTACATTCCACAAATCTTACCTGTTATTTCTGAAAGGGTTATTGTCACTTCCTTGCATGTGAAGGGTGCATGCATAGCCATAGGTTTAGTCTGTTCATACCTAACACTCTCCTAAAATTGACATGTAAGAAAAAGATTGTCTAAATTCCATACATTGCACAAATTCAGAGTGTTCAAAGTGATGCGATGCCACACTATATTCGAGCTAGTGTCTAGACTGGAGCCACTCGATTCTGTACATTGATCTACTATTCGCGCATTCTTCTACCTACATACTAAACATTAGTGGCTCTGCGAAAAAGTACCAGTGAGGACAACTACACAATAATTTGCCAACTCAACTGCCAAGTGTATAAAGAAAACTTGTAATGCTGATGGTCTGAATGCAGCTTTAAACAGTAATTCCTGCTTCACTCCCTTAAATTACCTAGCTCCTTATAGGTGTGTAAGAGCCCACCTTTTGTCTCAGTTCCCAATGGTTTCTTTTTACAAATTCATTAACTGTTCACCTTTCTTTTGCTGTTCTTCGTGATTCCAAGTACAAAATAATTATCACTAAGACCAAAAATTGTAACTATTGGTGAACAAAATTCATCACGACATAGATAAGTTGGATATTATTCCCTTTGAAGGCCCATATCTATGCAACTCCTTGTATTCTTCCCTGATCTGACACACCACCTTCAGTTATAAACTTTTACTCAT
This genomic stretch from Papaver somniferum cultivar HN1 chromosome 5, ASM357369v1, whole genome shotgun sequence harbors:
- the LOC113277738 gene encoding protein RICE SALT SENSITIVE 3-like — its product is MEEYANPLSVTHLLQHTLRSLCMHGNSQWVYAVFWRILPRNYPPPKWDVQGGGYERSRGNRRNWILAWEDGFCNFAASVASGNDFGECIDPSLIYGNGEFRQLKGLQPELFFKMSHEIYCYGEGLIGKVAADHSHKYIHKEHNEQELNISSAWHNQGDSHPRTWEAQFQSGLMTIALVAVREGVVQLGSLHKVVEDLNFIVPLQKQFNYLESIPGVLLPHPSSNALPVNRFMAPETWPVHAINNTSIAPLPSTALEFYNDQYSTQPVKITPSMSSLEALLSKLPSVVPAQSLPSPGYYDSPLPQFVQLQKPPSFMETKKRAKEEMCDYGHDHNNFTSVPCHQNNTE